In Drosophila simulans strain w501 chromosome X, Prin_Dsim_3.1, whole genome shotgun sequence, one DNA window encodes the following:
- the LOC27207872 gene encoding pickpocket protein 28, with the protein MVIHCRFGADDYECARLFHPIVTDEGLCCVFNMLHPRFMYRKRVPYSHRNISLPEGFHAVNWHAELGYRKRGFQPDGDNPLYPRRAQGTGESLGLSLTLDVQADAYYCSSSSSVGFKIALHSPNESPNVRETGVLLAPGMETKLRIDPSKILTEKHLRNVDRRSRRCLFHNELKLRWFAHYTQRNCVAECLSGWLIRHCGCVTFYMPRLNANDTICPLHKRECVELIRFRTIIAMESCLDECLPSCFDLTFSAIAYSTRISQDGFRETPSNGGWNFTDAYVERSVAVVNMYFKDPTFRANKQTEFIGFSDFLSGVGGLMGLFLGFSFLSIAECVYFALIRPCRTCSEIRQLNQPRVHQMNLKRGPTPGNIKYISAADWFQAELAHQQPNNRQHFNPA; encoded by the exons ATGGTTATTCACTGTCGTTTTGGCGCCGATGATTACGAATGTGCACGTTTATTTCACCCCATTGTGACCGACGAAGGTCTATGCTGTGTTTTTAATATGCTGCACCCCAGGTTTATGTACCGGAAAAG AGTTCCCTACTCGCATCGGAATATAAGTCTGCCTGAGGGATTCCATGCAGTCAATTGGCATGCCGAGTTGGGCTATCGCAAGCGAGGCTTTCAGCCGGACGGGGATAATCCACTTTATCCGCGACGAGCCCAAGGAACAGGGGAATCATTGGGGCTATCGCTGACCCTGGATGTCCAGGCGGATGCCTACTACTGCTCCTCATCCAGCAGCGTTGGCTTCAAGATCGCCCTGCACAGCCCGAATGAATCGCCGAATGTCCGGGAGACCGGAGTCCTATTGGCACCCGGAATGGAGACCAAGCTGCGCATAGATCCGTCGAAAATCCTTACGGAGAAGCACCTACGCAATGTGGACCGTCGGAGCAGGCGTTGTTTATTCCACAATGAGCTGAAACTTCGCTGGTTCGCCCACTACACCCAGAGAAATTGCGTGGCGGAGTGCCTTTCCGGCTGGCTAATCCGCCACTGCGGCTGTGTGACCTTCTATATGCCCCGATTGAACGCAAACGACACTATATGCCCACTGCACAAGAGGGAATGTGTGGAGCTTATTCGATTTAGAACCATAATAGCGATGGAATCCTGTCTTGACGAGTGCCTGCCATCGTGTTTCGATCTCACCTTCAGCGCAATTGCCTATTCGACGAGAATATCGCAAGACGGCTTTAGGGAGACACCTTCGAATGGTGGTTGGAACTTTACCGATGCCTATGTGGAGCGCAGTGTGGCGGTGGTGAATATGTATTTTAAGGACCCAACTTTCCGAGCAAACAAGCAGACCGAGTTCATAGGCTTTTCCGATTTTCTAT CTGGCGTTGGAGGTCTCATGGGATTATTCCTCGGCTTCAGCTTTCTATCCATTGCAGAGTGTGTGTACTTCGCCTTGATTCGTCCCTGTCGCACTTGCTCGGAGATTCGACAACTTAATCAGCCAAGGGTACATCAAATGAACTTAAAGAGGGGTCCGACCCCTGGCAACATCAAATACATTTCAGCAGCCGATTGGTTTCAGGCCGAGTTGGCACATCAGCAGCCCAATAACAGGCAGCACTTTAATCCTGCTTAA
- the LOC6740710 gene encoding nucleolar complex protein 4 homolog B isoform X1 codes for MKRPTVKVDDDTGESLAKKQLQSKANSLLNAEKVDIKTLKGFVQLLKNTPDNMPAGEVMNTLEVIFKNLLKRKAIAGTDRQGLKIQELYEETWLLLIEHLLVDSESSVAVKVCMQLIKVEAKHPIAPNKGWPTHRIRGMLETLINCDATPTTALANYGKYCKNLDVLEITLKQLKSLVPGEDFKDSPIKAMNFLSIVNLLDMGKSVLSAADYHVESAKRQTFNYELNRKRLNDLWVTIMAKGNEVDEKLHRQILVVLLERVINHLNDPIQLTDFLMDSLHQFDGPIALLALQGIFTLMQKQNITYPDVYEKLYNMLYPRMFHNKYKARLFYLADIFLTSTHLPENLVAAFVKRLARLALQSPTEDAVIMIQFVCNLLLRHTGLQKLIRASHAADELSDPYNPTETDPVKSEAMNSSLWEITLLQKHVVPEVANAARFINSSLPVMEFDLAPLLDRKECNIFDDELQSKAKQFALNYERPTNLALPKNQFVTKYWDLI; via the exons ATGAAACGCCCAACTGTGAAAGTGGACGATGACACCGGGGAGTCTTTGGCCAAGAAGCAGCTGCAGTCCAAGGCCAACTCCCTGCTAAATGCCGAGAAAGTGGACATCAAAACGCTCAAGGGATTCGTACAATTGCTG AAGAACACGCCCGACAATATGCCAGCTGGCGAGGTGATGAATACACTCGAGGTGATATTCAAGAACCTGCTGAAGCGAAAGGCAATCGCCGGCACCGATAGGCAGGGCCTCAAAATCCAGGAACTGTACGAGGAGACTTGGTTGCTCCTCATAGAGCATCTCCTGGTTGACTCGGAGAGTTCCGTTGCTGTAAAAGTGTGCATGCAGCTCATCAAGGTGGAGGCCAAGCATCCGATAGCACCCAACAAGGGTTGGCCCACCCACCGGATTCGCGGAATGCTGGAAACCCTAATAAATTGCGATGCAACTCCCACAACAGCACTGGCAAACTATGGGAAATACTGCAAGAACCTAGATGTATTGGAGATAACCCTGAAGCAATTGAAATCCTTGGTGCCCGGTGAGGACTTCAAGGACAGCCCCATTAAGGCCATGAACTTTCTGTCCATTGTAAACCTCTTGGATATGGGAAAGTCTGTGCTGAGCGCGGCGGACTACCACGTGGAAAGCGCCAAAAGACAAACTTTCAACTACGAGTTAAATCGCAAAAGACTGAATGATCTCTGGGTGACTATTATGGCAAAGGGCAACGAAGTGGACGAGAAACTGCATCGTCAAAtactggtggtgctgctggagcGCGTAATCAACCACCTGAACGATCCCATCCAGCTGACCGACTTCCTCATGGACTCCCTGCACCAGTTTG ATGGCCCCATTGCCTTGCTGGCTCTTCAGGGAATTTTCACGCTCATGCAAAAGCAGAACATCACCTATCCAGATGTGTATGAGAAGCTGTACAACATGTTATATCCCCGGATGTTCCATAACAAGTACAAGGCACGCCTGTTTTACCTGGCCGATATCTTCCTGACCTCCACCCACTTGCCAGAAAATCTGGTGGCGGCATTCGTCAAGCGCCTCGCCCGCCTGGCCCTTCAATCGCCGACCGAAGACGCCGTTATTATGATCCAATTCGTTTGCAACCTGCTATTGAGACATACTGGATTGCAGAAATTGATTCGCGCCAGTCATGCAGCCGATGAGCTCAGCGATCCTTACAACCCAACAGAAACGGATCCCGTCAAATCGGAGGCCATGAACAGTTCGCTGTGGGAAATCACGCTGCTGCAGAAACACGTTGTACCAGAGGTGGCCAATGCTGCCCGGTTTATCAACTCGTCGCTGCCCGTAATGGAATTCGACTTAGCACCCCTCTTGGACAGAAAGGAGTGCAAT ATTTTCGACGACGAATTACAGTCGAAGGCCAAACAATTTGCTCTGAACTACGAACGTCCTACCAATTTGGCTTTGCCTAAAAACCAATTCGTGACCAAGTACTGGGACCTCATCTAG
- the LOC6740710 gene encoding nucleolar complex protein 4 homolog B isoform X2: MKRPTVKVDDDTGESLAKKQLQSKANSLLNAEKVDIKTLKGFVQLLNTPDNMPAGEVMNTLEVIFKNLLKRKAIAGTDRQGLKIQELYEETWLLLIEHLLVDSESSVAVKVCMQLIKVEAKHPIAPNKGWPTHRIRGMLETLINCDATPTTALANYGKYCKNLDVLEITLKQLKSLVPGEDFKDSPIKAMNFLSIVNLLDMGKSVLSAADYHVESAKRQTFNYELNRKRLNDLWVTIMAKGNEVDEKLHRQILVVLLERVINHLNDPIQLTDFLMDSLHQFDGPIALLALQGIFTLMQKQNITYPDVYEKLYNMLYPRMFHNKYKARLFYLADIFLTSTHLPENLVAAFVKRLARLALQSPTEDAVIMIQFVCNLLLRHTGLQKLIRASHAADELSDPYNPTETDPVKSEAMNSSLWEITLLQKHVVPEVANAARFINSSLPVMEFDLAPLLDRKECNIFDDELQSKAKQFALNYERPTNLALPKNQFVTKYWDLI; this comes from the exons ATGAAACGCCCAACTGTGAAAGTGGACGATGACACCGGGGAGTCTTTGGCCAAGAAGCAGCTGCAGTCCAAGGCCAACTCCCTGCTAAATGCCGAGAAAGTGGACATCAAAACGCTCAAGGGATTCGTACAATTGCTG AACACGCCCGACAATATGCCAGCTGGCGAGGTGATGAATACACTCGAGGTGATATTCAAGAACCTGCTGAAGCGAAAGGCAATCGCCGGCACCGATAGGCAGGGCCTCAAAATCCAGGAACTGTACGAGGAGACTTGGTTGCTCCTCATAGAGCATCTCCTGGTTGACTCGGAGAGTTCCGTTGCTGTAAAAGTGTGCATGCAGCTCATCAAGGTGGAGGCCAAGCATCCGATAGCACCCAACAAGGGTTGGCCCACCCACCGGATTCGCGGAATGCTGGAAACCCTAATAAATTGCGATGCAACTCCCACAACAGCACTGGCAAACTATGGGAAATACTGCAAGAACCTAGATGTATTGGAGATAACCCTGAAGCAATTGAAATCCTTGGTGCCCGGTGAGGACTTCAAGGACAGCCCCATTAAGGCCATGAACTTTCTGTCCATTGTAAACCTCTTGGATATGGGAAAGTCTGTGCTGAGCGCGGCGGACTACCACGTGGAAAGCGCCAAAAGACAAACTTTCAACTACGAGTTAAATCGCAAAAGACTGAATGATCTCTGGGTGACTATTATGGCAAAGGGCAACGAAGTGGACGAGAAACTGCATCGTCAAAtactggtggtgctgctggagcGCGTAATCAACCACCTGAACGATCCCATCCAGCTGACCGACTTCCTCATGGACTCCCTGCACCAGTTTG ATGGCCCCATTGCCTTGCTGGCTCTTCAGGGAATTTTCACGCTCATGCAAAAGCAGAACATCACCTATCCAGATGTGTATGAGAAGCTGTACAACATGTTATATCCCCGGATGTTCCATAACAAGTACAAGGCACGCCTGTTTTACCTGGCCGATATCTTCCTGACCTCCACCCACTTGCCAGAAAATCTGGTGGCGGCATTCGTCAAGCGCCTCGCCCGCCTGGCCCTTCAATCGCCGACCGAAGACGCCGTTATTATGATCCAATTCGTTTGCAACCTGCTATTGAGACATACTGGATTGCAGAAATTGATTCGCGCCAGTCATGCAGCCGATGAGCTCAGCGATCCTTACAACCCAACAGAAACGGATCCCGTCAAATCGGAGGCCATGAACAGTTCGCTGTGGGAAATCACGCTGCTGCAGAAACACGTTGTACCAGAGGTGGCCAATGCTGCCCGGTTTATCAACTCGTCGCTGCCCGTAATGGAATTCGACTTAGCACCCCTCTTGGACAGAAAGGAGTGCAAT ATTTTCGACGACGAATTACAGTCGAAGGCCAAACAATTTGCTCTGAACTACGAACGTCCTACCAATTTGGCTTTGCCTAAAAACCAATTCGTGACCAAGTACTGGGACCTCATCTAG